Proteins from a single region of Sphaerochaeta globosa str. Buddy:
- a CDS encoding MATE family efflux transporter, producing MRRVSNPINLLDRSIPVGIIIWSLAWPSILEQILQVTVTYVDSAMVGSLGAHATAAISVPTSTIWLINGWMNAFAIGFSVLMARNLGSGNTMRAKQITKQALFSSVYFGLALTLIGIILARYLPAWIGAEAEVQLLARHYFHYIALGYFPNLVMILISTLLRCSGDSKKALYLNGLNNILNIVFNFFFIFETISLGSLQVKGLGLGVKGAAMATSLSCTITSILLLIILIGTDNPIRIRLFERFSYEKSIQRSAIRLGIPVALERSTLSLGQIVFTKMVGTLGTTALAAHFLANTAESITYLPPSGFSTAATTLVAQSLGSNDKELAKKFANLCTLWGTLLMSFMGLMLYIFAPNLMGFFTSDAAVIALGTTILRIEAFAEPAFGLSMLAFGVFRGAGDTRRPFFISIAGMWLLRLPLAYLLLHTTSLGLLGIWIAMASDLTLRGIICLVQYRRFTWLDSWKETH from the coding sequence ATGAGGCGTGTAAGCAATCCCATCAACCTTCTTGATCGTTCCATACCTGTGGGTATCATTATCTGGTCTCTTGCCTGGCCGTCCATCCTTGAGCAGATCCTCCAGGTTACCGTTACCTATGTCGACTCAGCCATGGTGGGTTCCCTCGGGGCTCATGCAACCGCAGCAATTTCAGTCCCCACTTCCACTATCTGGCTGATAAATGGCTGGATGAATGCATTTGCCATTGGATTTTCCGTCCTTATGGCCCGCAATCTTGGTTCCGGCAACACAATGCGGGCCAAGCAAATTACCAAACAAGCCCTCTTCTCGTCGGTCTATTTCGGTCTTGCCCTCACGTTGATCGGCATTATCCTCGCACGCTATCTCCCCGCCTGGATTGGCGCTGAAGCCGAGGTCCAGCTGCTTGCCCGACACTATTTCCACTACATAGCCTTGGGATACTTTCCCAACCTGGTGATGATTCTCATCAGCACCCTGCTCAGGTGCAGTGGAGATTCCAAGAAAGCACTCTACCTGAACGGCTTGAACAATATCCTGAATATCGTATTCAACTTTTTCTTTATTTTTGAGACCATTTCACTGGGGTCCCTCCAAGTGAAAGGCTTGGGCTTGGGCGTCAAGGGAGCTGCCATGGCTACTTCCCTATCCTGCACCATCACCAGCATTCTGCTGCTGATCATTCTCATCGGCACAGACAATCCCATACGAATCCGTCTGTTTGAGCGCTTCTCTTATGAAAAATCCATCCAAAGAAGTGCCATCAGACTAGGTATTCCGGTGGCATTGGAACGCTCCACCCTTTCGCTCGGCCAGATAGTATTTACAAAAATGGTGGGGACTCTGGGAACCACAGCCTTGGCCGCCCACTTCCTGGCCAATACCGCAGAATCCATAACGTACCTGCCACCTTCGGGATTCTCAACCGCAGCGACTACCCTGGTTGCCCAATCGCTGGGCAGCAACGATAAGGAGCTGGCAAAGAAGTTTGCCAATCTCTGTACCTTATGGGGAACGCTGCTGATGAGTTTCATGGGGTTGATGCTCTATATTTTTGCACCAAATTTGATGGGTTTCTTCACTTCCGATGCTGCAGTCATCGCCTTGGGGACAACAATATTGCGCATCGAAGCCTTTGCCGAACCTGCTTTCGGCCTTTCCATGCTCGCGTTCGGGGTGTTCAGGGGAGCCGGGGATACAAGAAGACCATTCTTTATTTCCATTGCAGGCATGTGGTTGCTCCGCTTGCCTCTCGCATATCTGTTGCTACACACTACAAGCTTGGGCCTGTTGGGCATCTGGATAGCCATGGCCAGCGACCTTACACTCAGAGGAATCATTTGCTTGGTGCAGTATCGTAGATTTACTTGGCTTGATAGCTGGAAAGAGACTCACTGA
- the rsmA gene encoding 16S rRNA (adenine(1518)-N(6)/adenine(1519)-N(6))-dimethyltransferase RsmA, which translates to MREKIVALLDVQQAQTVWEVGPGIGAITSLLLEKGTKVTAFEIDHGFCRILSEQAFADELSFRLIAGDALKTLPLTLGQEGAPDRLCGNLPYNVGSVVIAKVLESDYRPPVMVFTLQKEVVDRLCASPDSKDWSSFSMLAQMDYEVKPAFSISSGSFYPPPKVTSSTVVFTLRPQSLVPSQLRHLFLLVIRDLFAQRRKTAKNNLLSGKIAAQVGKEGVEELLRRSGVDASKRAEALVWSDFIALSESLSSYQAK; encoded by the coding sequence GTGAGGGAGAAGATAGTAGCACTATTGGATGTCCAACAGGCACAGACGGTCTGGGAAGTGGGACCGGGGATCGGAGCGATCACCAGCCTGCTTCTTGAAAAAGGGACGAAGGTGACTGCTTTTGAAATCGATCATGGGTTTTGTCGTATTCTTTCTGAGCAAGCCTTTGCAGATGAATTGTCATTCCGTCTCATTGCGGGGGATGCCCTGAAAACGCTTCCTCTCACGCTCGGCCAAGAAGGAGCTCCTGATAGGCTGTGCGGCAATTTGCCGTACAATGTAGGGTCGGTGGTAATAGCCAAAGTCTTGGAGAGCGACTATCGTCCCCCTGTTATGGTATTCACCCTGCAAAAAGAAGTAGTCGACCGACTGTGTGCATCACCCGATTCGAAGGATTGGTCATCCTTCTCCATGCTCGCTCAGATGGACTATGAGGTAAAACCAGCCTTCAGCATCAGCAGCGGGTCTTTCTACCCACCTCCGAAAGTGACCAGCAGCACGGTAGTATTCACGCTTCGCCCCCAGAGCTTGGTTCCTTCACAGCTGAGACACCTCTTTCTCTTGGTCATCCGTGACCTGTTCGCCCAACGACGTAAGACGGCCAAGAATAATTTACTCTCAGGTAAGATTGCCGCCCAAGTGGGAAAAGAGGGAGTGGAGGAACTGTTGAGACGGTCGGGTGTTGATGCTTCCAAACGAGCCGAAGCGCTTGTGTGGTCGGACTTTATTGCTCTCAGTGAGTCTCTTTCCAGCTATCAAGCCAAGTAA
- a CDS encoding ComEC/Rec2 family competence protein translates to MQAYHAALLLLSLVGLYMASFSVALVAYPLPIGLLGALITFSLMQTCKTKRISIVLLSLVLYCLYAVLGWAGGVNQPSYGYPVQHITEIEGTLVEDSLLTRSNKQLARIALSCCTSKEGYRATCKGTVSALIAVDEVLASGSQLRMKGHLDLQSGLFIADSLQVMYLSMLARLRLYFLRLLSARIQQVIADEATQNLATMLLLGQTGQAGFLLKDVSLACGCSHLLALSGMHLHFFLSLSSRISIVLFGRFWGKRVGSIPAILYVVLVGPKPSLVRALGMHLCSLLPISRIAAFQLTFFLQLLLFPYSLSSLACLYSWAAYSMLLLAAFLPKFPLQNTAIIIAGTGPASLLMNGSCNLAGLFFSPILTPVINVAMAFSFLSLVFGSFFGKILTLVQDLLQRVLSTNQGYAMQVGLLGYGVYILVLLTCLVSIGYATKAVQKRRRSHYELDIRIRLPDSNHCSAQGRGALDVQEIWSELPDLPSSEGEDSSTIGCPTGTDGLGSGTGDRSDHQPAS, encoded by the coding sequence ATGCAAGCCTATCATGCCGCTCTCTTGCTCCTGTCCCTCGTAGGTCTCTATATGGCGAGTTTTTCTGTCGCTCTGGTTGCCTATCCCTTGCCTATAGGCTTGCTGGGTGCCTTGATTACCTTCAGCCTGATGCAGACGTGCAAGACAAAGCGAATCAGCATAGTGTTGCTTTCGCTTGTGCTTTATTGCCTGTATGCCGTATTGGGATGGGCGGGTGGGGTTAACCAGCCAAGCTACGGCTATCCAGTGCAGCATATCACCGAGATCGAGGGAACTCTGGTAGAAGACTCCCTGCTTACTCGTTCGAACAAGCAACTCGCCCGTATCGCCCTCAGCTGTTGTACTTCCAAGGAAGGGTATCGTGCTACATGCAAGGGAACAGTGTCAGCCCTGATTGCGGTGGACGAGGTGCTGGCCTCGGGATCCCAATTGAGGATGAAAGGGCATTTGGACCTGCAATCCGGTTTATTCATTGCCGATAGCCTCCAGGTTATGTACCTTTCCATGCTCGCCCGCCTGCGCCTGTATTTTCTGCGTTTGCTCAGTGCACGAATACAGCAGGTAATTGCCGATGAAGCGACGCAAAACCTTGCCACAATGCTCTTGTTGGGCCAGACGGGACAGGCAGGCTTCCTTCTCAAGGATGTAAGTCTCGCCTGCGGGTGTTCCCACCTCCTTGCGCTCTCGGGTATGCACCTTCACTTTTTTCTGTCGTTGAGCAGCCGCATCAGCATAGTTCTTTTTGGACGATTCTGGGGGAAGCGGGTAGGCTCAATTCCTGCAATCCTATATGTCGTACTCGTAGGCCCAAAACCTTCTTTGGTCAGGGCCTTGGGTATGCATCTGTGTTCACTACTTCCCATATCCCGTATTGCAGCCTTTCAATTAACGTTCTTCTTGCAGCTGTTGCTGTTTCCGTACTCGCTCTCCAGCCTTGCCTGCTTATACAGCTGGGCAGCCTACTCAATGCTGCTGCTGGCAGCTTTCTTGCCCAAGTTCCCCCTGCAGAATACCGCTATCATCATCGCAGGTACCGGCCCTGCCTCCCTGCTTATGAATGGCAGCTGCAATCTTGCGGGATTGTTCTTCTCTCCCATCCTTACCCCCGTAATCAACGTTGCCATGGCCTTTAGTTTCCTCAGCCTTGTCTTTGGCTCATTTTTTGGAAAAATCCTTACGCTTGTACAGGATCTGCTGCAACGAGTGCTCTCAACAAACCAGGGGTATGCCATGCAGGTAGGCCTGCTTGGATATGGTGTGTATATCCTTGTGTTGTTGACCTGTCTTGTCTCAATTGGCTATGCTACAAAAGCTGTACAGAAGCGAAGGAGATCACACTATGAGTTGGACATTCGCATACGACTCCCCGATAGCAATCACTGCTCTGCTCAAGGAAGAGGAGCTCTCGATGTCCAAGAAATTTGGTCAGAACTTCCTGATCTCCCGAGCAGTGAGGGAGAAGATAGTAGCACTATTGGATGTCCAACAGGCACAGACGGTCTGGGAAGTGGGACCGGGGATCGGAGCGATCACCAGCCTGCTTCTTGA
- a CDS encoding phospho-sugar mutase, which produces MAYNEKDLRNKADSYLRAERQEVFSKEVEAELSQSNWESLYDRFYTSLAFGTAGMRGVIGGGTNRMNSFMVRKVTQGLSDYLNLASKNPSVVIAYDSRRYSDLFANEAALVLAANGISVYLYPNLHPVPMLSFAVRYLQTTAGIVITASHNPAQYNGYKVYWRDGGQVTPPHDYSIAERANAVKPEDIKEMTEQSARSKGLLVPVPEKVDEAYYHASLMSLRRPALVQDSPVTVVYTPLHGSGNIPVQHLLHKVGIRCIVVPEQQEPDGNFPTVPLPNPEHPKAMQMAIALAKKEKADIVLGTDPDADRLGIAIPLDAEKKQYQLLTGNQIATLLVDYLIEADSHKKLAKKPLVVKSLVTTDLVARIVESQGGRCKDVLTGFKYIAEQIADLEGPKGESEYFLFGCEESYGFLTLPQVRDKDAISSALASVEMMSYWATKSLTLQQRLEQIYTTWGYSTEAVFSKDYEGASGKEKMAAIMANLRKLSLGDVLAGAKISSIQDLLDGKQTAFPPSDVLIIRFECGDKLVVRPSGTEPKIKYYLFFTLEGGKREEDELELASRIQRYKAALS; this is translated from the coding sequence ATGGCATACAACGAGAAGGATTTACGGAATAAGGCCGACTCATATTTGAGAGCCGAGCGGCAGGAAGTGTTTTCCAAAGAAGTCGAAGCTGAACTTTCCCAATCGAACTGGGAGTCCTTGTATGATCGTTTCTATACCAGTCTTGCCTTCGGCACGGCCGGAATGAGAGGTGTCATCGGCGGCGGTACCAACCGCATGAACAGCTTCATGGTTCGCAAGGTCACCCAAGGCCTGAGTGACTATCTGAATCTCGCTTCCAAGAATCCCTCCGTAGTCATTGCCTATGACAGCCGTCGTTACAGCGACCTTTTTGCCAATGAGGCAGCCTTGGTCCTCGCGGCAAATGGAATTTCAGTCTATCTCTATCCCAATTTGCATCCGGTTCCGATGCTCAGTTTTGCTGTCCGTTACTTACAGACAACCGCAGGCATTGTCATCACTGCCAGCCACAACCCCGCCCAGTATAATGGTTACAAGGTGTATTGGCGTGATGGAGGGCAGGTCACACCTCCCCATGACTATAGTATTGCCGAACGTGCGAATGCAGTGAAACCTGAGGACATCAAGGAAATGACTGAGCAGAGTGCCCGTTCGAAGGGTCTTCTGGTTCCCGTTCCTGAAAAGGTGGATGAGGCTTACTACCATGCATCTCTCATGAGCCTTAGGCGCCCTGCCTTGGTGCAGGACAGTCCTGTCACTGTGGTCTACACTCCCTTGCATGGCTCGGGCAACATACCCGTTCAGCATTTGCTGCACAAGGTGGGAATCCGTTGCATAGTTGTGCCAGAGCAACAGGAGCCGGATGGGAATTTCCCCACTGTCCCGCTTCCCAATCCGGAGCATCCGAAAGCCATGCAAATGGCAATAGCTCTTGCCAAGAAAGAGAAAGCAGATATTGTACTGGGAACGGACCCCGATGCAGACCGACTAGGCATTGCCATTCCCCTCGATGCAGAAAAGAAGCAATATCAGCTGCTGACAGGAAATCAGATTGCTACCTTGCTGGTTGATTACCTGATTGAAGCGGACAGCCATAAGAAATTGGCTAAGAAACCCTTGGTGGTCAAGAGTCTGGTTACCACCGACCTGGTAGCCAGGATTGTGGAGAGTCAGGGTGGCCGTTGCAAGGACGTTCTCACCGGATTCAAGTATATTGCTGAGCAGATTGCTGATTTGGAAGGACCAAAAGGGGAGTCGGAATATTTCCTTTTTGGCTGTGAGGAAAGCTATGGGTTCTTGACACTTCCCCAGGTCAGGGACAAGGATGCTATCAGCAGTGCCCTTGCAAGCGTAGAGATGATGAGCTATTGGGCGACGAAGAGTTTGACCTTGCAACAGCGTCTAGAGCAAATTTATACAACGTGGGGATACAGTACCGAGGCAGTCTTCTCCAAAGACTACGAAGGCGCCAGTGGAAAGGAAAAAATGGCAGCCATTATGGCAAATCTGCGCAAGTTGTCCCTCGGCGATGTGCTTGCAGGAGCCAAAATTTCCTCCATCCAGGATTTGTTGGATGGAAAGCAGACAGCCTTCCCTCCCTCCGATGTGCTGATTATCCGATTCGAATGCGGTGACAAATTGGTTGTCCGCCCCAGCGGGACGGAACCCAAAATTAAATACTACCTCTTCTTTACCCTGGAAGGGGGGAAGCGGGAAGAAGATGAGCTTGAGCTTGCCTCCCGCATCCAGCGTTATAAGGCGGCCCTCAGTTGA
- a CDS encoding HAD family hydrolase, producing MQKPVVKAILFDLDGTLVNTIEDIRRSLAHALAGENLPSPSATLTKQVVGRGLSNALKGVLSSFGHQVDENRFDQLYQAMLLYYREHYAVYSHPYEGIESLLVRLAKQNIPIGIFSNKEDGLTKRIVSSLFPTYSFVWVRGLQEGFPRKPDRSGIDYFCRKVGIPSEDLLYVGDSEVDWQTANNAHCSHILVSWGFRPKDELLALEGSVVVDTVGELEDAIYGIQREGFTE from the coding sequence ATGCAGAAACCGGTTGTCAAGGCGATCCTTTTCGATTTGGACGGGACGCTGGTTAACACCATCGAGGATATACGCCGCTCATTGGCACATGCACTTGCTGGTGAAAATCTTCCTTCTCCTTCAGCAACCCTCACCAAACAGGTGGTTGGCAGGGGGCTTTCCAATGCGTTGAAAGGGGTTCTCTCCTCGTTTGGCCACCAAGTTGACGAAAATCGGTTCGATCAACTCTACCAAGCCATGCTTCTCTATTATCGTGAACACTATGCAGTGTATAGTCATCCATATGAGGGAATAGAAAGCTTGCTTGTACGCCTTGCAAAGCAGAATATTCCCATAGGCATTTTTTCCAATAAAGAGGATGGGCTGACCAAACGCATTGTTTCCTCTCTCTTTCCCACCTACTCGTTTGTATGGGTTCGGGGATTGCAGGAAGGATTTCCCAGAAAGCCCGACAGGTCGGGAATCGACTATTTTTGCAGGAAAGTAGGTATTCCATCGGAAGACTTGCTGTATGTTGGAGATAGTGAAGTTGATTGGCAAACCGCAAATAATGCACACTGTTCCCATATACTTGTTTCGTGGGGTTTTCGGCCAAAGGATGAACTGCTGGCTCTGGAAGGGTCTGTGGTTGTCGATACGGTAGGTGAATTGGAGGACGCAATCTATGGCATACAACGAGAAGGATTTACGGAATAA
- a CDS encoding class I SAM-dependent rRNA methyltransferase: protein MQIITIKDGKEKQLLRHHPWVFSGALSTPTTALETGIARVETQEGSFIAFGWYDQESHIPLRLLSWDEARIPDMAWWKQAITDSVRRRSTFFQDKAGGTTTFRIIFSEADMLPGVVVDVYGTLLRIIISARVAWDHRDVIVSTLDSLLKPSLMLLTTDSAFCGAEKLSETMLYYQDGQYFNPSKRLDPIRFREDGLYYEVVPGKGQKSGFYCDQRENRKAIEAYAKDAVVLDGCSYTGAFSLHALRAGAKSVDLFDSSDPSLRQALVHVHINQDMKTIPQDSRSKVTTTVCDIFEQMRVIESNHYDLMILDPPKLAQTKAQAEGAQKAYKDLNRLAMQKIKNGGIIATFSCSASISAEQLRMILAWSAKDANVEIQVLKVLGQAEDHPVRLSFPESEYLCGYILRVLR from the coding sequence ATGCAAATCATTACAATCAAGGATGGTAAGGAAAAGCAACTCCTTCGCCATCACCCTTGGGTCTTCAGTGGTGCTCTCTCTACCCCAACCACAGCGTTGGAAACCGGAATTGCCAGGGTGGAAACCCAGGAGGGCTCCTTTATTGCCTTTGGCTGGTACGACCAGGAAAGCCATATCCCGCTTCGACTGCTTAGTTGGGACGAAGCAAGAATCCCTGACATGGCATGGTGGAAACAAGCCATTACCGATAGTGTACGCAGACGAAGCACCTTTTTTCAGGATAAGGCAGGGGGTACAACCACCTTCCGCATTATTTTTTCTGAAGCCGACATGCTTCCCGGTGTGGTCGTCGATGTGTATGGCACGCTACTGAGGATCATCATCAGTGCCAGGGTTGCTTGGGACCATCGCGATGTGATTGTCTCCACCTTGGATAGTCTGCTTAAGCCTTCATTGATGCTGCTGACAACCGACAGTGCGTTCTGCGGAGCAGAAAAGTTAAGTGAAACCATGCTCTATTATCAGGATGGACAGTATTTCAATCCCTCCAAGCGGCTGGATCCCATCCGCTTCCGAGAGGATGGTCTGTACTATGAGGTAGTTCCGGGCAAGGGGCAAAAGAGTGGATTCTACTGCGACCAGCGGGAGAATCGCAAGGCCATCGAAGCCTATGCCAAGGATGCGGTAGTGCTGGATGGGTGTTCCTACACGGGGGCCTTCAGCCTTCATGCACTGAGAGCCGGAGCAAAGAGTGTTGACTTGTTTGATTCCAGCGACCCTTCTCTTCGCCAAGCGTTGGTGCATGTGCATATCAACCAAGATATGAAAACCATCCCCCAGGACAGCCGCAGTAAAGTAACCACTACAGTCTGTGACATCTTTGAACAGATGCGAGTCATTGAAAGCAACCACTACGACTTGATGATTCTCGACCCTCCCAAGTTGGCGCAGACCAAGGCGCAAGCTGAAGGGGCACAAAAGGCGTACAAGGATTTGAACCGTCTTGCCATGCAAAAAATCAAGAACGGCGGCATTATTGCCACCTTCAGTTGCAGTGCATCGATCAGTGCAGAACAGCTGCGGATGATTCTGGCTTGGAGTGCAAAGGATGCCAATGTTGAGATTCAGGTCCTGAAAGTCCTCGGCCAAGCCGAAGACCATCCAGTGCGCCTCTCGTTCCCTGAATCAGAATACCTATGCGGGTATATTTTGCGGGTTCTGCGCTAA
- a CDS encoding YkgJ family cysteine cluster protein, whose translation MDSIAQLCSAFGGTYAGQSMTDLFSLYTDIEQKSNAFCSEYAIACGPGCGTCCEHFMPDITASEARLVAAYLLFIKKDASLIESVRQNMGNQQGPCPLYRFDSPFHCSVYAARPLICRLFGACANQDKNGAAVFRRCKYNAEKTMPEHIAFTADVPVMQDYSYALRSLDDQEGEVGFLPEKVSSMLDQLQFLASMLEFDDSNPDDTPNPLAS comes from the coding sequence ATGGACAGCATCGCACAACTCTGTTCCGCGTTTGGCGGAACCTACGCCGGTCAATCGATGACCGACTTGTTTTCCCTATATACAGATATCGAACAAAAGAGTAATGCCTTTTGTAGTGAGTATGCCATAGCCTGCGGCCCGGGGTGTGGAACCTGCTGTGAGCATTTCATGCCTGACATCACTGCAAGCGAGGCACGTTTGGTTGCAGCCTATCTGCTCTTTATCAAGAAGGATGCCTCACTGATTGAAAGCGTGCGCCAGAATATGGGCAATCAACAGGGTCCCTGCCCCTTGTACCGCTTCGATTCCCCGTTTCATTGCTCAGTGTATGCCGCACGGCCTTTGATCTGCCGCTTGTTCGGAGCTTGTGCCAATCAGGACAAAAATGGTGCTGCAGTATTTCGGAGATGCAAATACAACGCGGAAAAAACCATGCCAGAACATATTGCCTTTACAGCCGATGTTCCCGTCATGCAGGACTACTCCTATGCATTGCGTTCACTTGATGACCAAGAAGGGGAAGTCGGATTCCTCCCGGAAAAAGTATCAAGCATGCTCGACCAGCTTCAATTTCTGGCAAGCATGCTTGAATTTGACGATTCCAATCCCGACGATACGCCGAATCCGTTGGCCAGTTAG
- a CDS encoding magnesium transporter CorA family protein, whose product MITIRKNLMSQNPGEIIQEAPYTWVDARDINRDDISQLEEQYSISSELLADIMDQDEQARIEKEDDYIALIVRLPAMADDCKGINQYAVPLGIVLVRDTVITICQSDSIVLEDFAKNRYRQYPVQTMEGFVISILGRAVMVYIRLLKYINRQKSQVEEQLQKSIMNYELIQLLQIQKSLVYFSTSLTTNEALLERLLRTPYFKLAGEEERDFLDDVITDNKQAIEMANIYSSILTGTMDAFASVISNNMNVIMKRLTIISISLMFPTFVTGFYGMNVNLPFMNNPFAWIGILTFCGVSALIGGWTLSDRRNARLVQRSLLGARVTEKENRRKKRKKRSLPD is encoded by the coding sequence ATGATCACAATCAGAAAAAATCTGATGAGCCAAAATCCAGGAGAAATCATCCAGGAGGCTCCATACACTTGGGTTGATGCACGAGACATCAACCGCGATGACATCTCCCAGCTCGAGGAGCAGTATTCGATTTCCAGTGAATTGCTAGCAGATATCATGGACCAGGACGAACAGGCGCGCATAGAGAAAGAGGATGATTACATCGCCCTCATCGTGCGTCTGCCCGCCATGGCCGATGATTGCAAGGGAATCAACCAGTATGCTGTTCCGTTGGGCATTGTTCTGGTCCGCGATACCGTCATCACCATCTGCCAAAGTGACAGTATTGTGCTTGAGGACTTTGCCAAGAACCGATATCGCCAGTATCCCGTGCAGACGATGGAAGGCTTTGTGATCAGCATTCTCGGCCGTGCTGTGATGGTCTACATCCGCCTGCTCAAATACATCAACCGTCAGAAGAGCCAGGTTGAAGAACAGCTTCAGAAAAGTATCATGAACTATGAGCTTATTCAGCTGCTGCAGATCCAAAAGTCCTTGGTGTACTTCTCCACCAGCTTGACTACGAATGAGGCACTTCTTGAACGACTGCTTCGAACTCCCTATTTCAAATTGGCAGGGGAGGAGGAGCGTGACTTTTTGGACGATGTCATTACCGACAACAAGCAGGCCATCGAGATGGCGAATATCTATTCCTCAATTCTTACGGGAACCATGGATGCTTTTGCCTCGGTCATCAGCAATAATATGAATGTCATCATGAAGCGGCTGACCATTATCTCCATCAGCTTGATGTTCCCCACCTTTGTTACGGGTTTCTATGGGATGAACGTCAATCTACCCTTCATGAACAATCCCTTTGCTTGGATAGGCATCCTGACCTTCTGCGGAGTAAGTGCTCTGATCGGTGGTTGGACTCTCTCGGACCGCCGCAACGCAAGGTTGGTGCAACGGTCTTTGCTCGGAGCTCGGGTGACAGAAAAAGAGAATCGGAGAAAAAAGCGCAAGAAACGGTCCTTACCCGATTGA
- a CDS encoding hydrolase produces the protein MVTREEAEVLLRKYNPNEALIYHAFCVEETMMRFAVEYGHDPHYWGLVGLLHDIDWGMFPAEHCKKAPELLKEIDVDDAFVRAVCSHGWGLCSDIEPKLFMEKVLYTIDELTGLIYATALMRPEHMQGMGVKSVKKKWASKGFAAGVNRDLITQGAQMLDIPLQHIIDLTIEAMEKASTKIGL, from the coding sequence ATGGTCACGAGAGAAGAAGCCGAGGTTCTGCTGCGTAAGTATAATCCCAATGAGGCATTGATATATCATGCATTCTGCGTTGAGGAGACAATGATGCGCTTTGCCGTCGAGTATGGTCACGACCCACACTACTGGGGCTTGGTAGGCTTACTGCACGACATCGATTGGGGGATGTTTCCCGCTGAGCACTGCAAAAAAGCTCCCGAGCTCTTGAAGGAAATCGATGTTGACGACGCATTCGTGCGTGCAGTTTGCAGCCACGGATGGGGCCTGTGCAGCGATATTGAGCCAAAACTCTTCATGGAAAAAGTACTGTATACCATCGATGAGCTGACCGGCCTGATATATGCGACAGCCCTCATGAGACCGGAACACATGCAGGGCATGGGTGTAAAATCTGTCAAGAAGAAGTGGGCTTCCAAGGGATTCGCCGCGGGAGTAAACCGCGACTTGATCACCCAAGGAGCTCAAATGCTCGACATCCCACTACAGCACATCATCGATCTCACCATTGAGGCAATGGAAAAAGCCAGCACCAAAATAGGTCTTTAG
- a CDS encoding dihydroorotase, whose protein sequence is MIDPHVHLRDWDQAEKETLGHGMEVAFRCKIDELFDMPNTNPPLTTEAAIRKRLKDAAHASQDVRYHLWAGVTSDLKQVEEVASLAKTLFPSVIGLKLFAGHSTGNMGLVDEAMQRTVYQTLAKVGYEGMVAVHCEKESLLKSDLEDAHDFSSHSLARPVEAEVASVFDQIQFSEEAGFKGHLHICHLSSIEALRGIEEAKRNHRRISCAVTPHHALLTTEDAKDRSLYAKMNPPLRSETQRSSLFAALLQGRVDWIETDHAPHTLVDKEAGACGIPGFSGLLLLVKQLIEHGASPALLTQLLGGRILQVARLEEREISIPSYDQLSDLSLAASLAYPYDSFSKLRLR, encoded by the coding sequence ATGATTGACCCACACGTACACCTCAGGGACTGGGATCAGGCAGAGAAAGAAACCTTGGGACATGGGATGGAGGTTGCCTTTCGGTGCAAAATAGATGAGCTGTTCGATATGCCGAATACCAATCCACCCCTTACAACCGAGGCGGCGATCCGTAAGCGCCTAAAAGATGCCGCCCATGCCAGCCAGGATGTCCGCTACCACCTTTGGGCCGGAGTGACCTCCGACTTGAAGCAGGTAGAAGAAGTTGCCTCTCTTGCAAAAACGCTGTTTCCCTCAGTAATCGGTTTGAAACTTTTTGCCGGGCATTCGACCGGGAATATGGGCCTTGTTGATGAGGCGATGCAGCGTACGGTGTACCAAACCCTGGCAAAGGTAGGGTACGAGGGAATGGTCGCCGTTCACTGCGAAAAGGAGTCGTTGCTCAAATCTGATTTGGAAGATGCTCATGATTTCTCCAGCCACAGCCTTGCCAGACCTGTTGAGGCCGAGGTTGCCTCGGTATTCGACCAGATTCAATTCTCTGAAGAGGCAGGCTTCAAAGGCCATTTGCATATCTGCCATCTCAGCAGCATTGAGGCTCTCCGTGGTATCGAGGAGGCAAAGCGCAATCATCGACGAATCAGCTGTGCAGTGACCCCTCATCACGCTCTTCTCACAACAGAGGATGCAAAAGATCGTTCACTGTATGCAAAAATGAATCCTCCGCTACGCAGTGAAACGCAGAGGAGTTCCCTTTTTGCCGCCTTGCTTCAGGGGAGGGTGGACTGGATTGAAACTGATCATGCACCCCATACCCTGGTAGACAAGGAAGCGGGAGCCTGCGGCATTCCCGGCTTCAGCGGTTTGCTTCTGTTGGTGAAACAGCTCATCGAGCACGGAGCTTCACCTGCTTTGCTGACACAGCTGCTGGGAGGGAGGATCCTTCAGGTTGCCCGTCTGGAAGAACGGGAAATTTCCATCCCCTCCTACGACCAGCTTTCAGATCTGTCTCTTGCAGCTTCCCTCGCCTATCCATACGACAGCTTTAGCAAGTTACGATTGCGTTAG